The genomic segment GATCGAGCAGCTCGTGGGCAGAGAGCATACGTCGCCTGGTGTGGAGGCTCCTGCCACCGTGGGCAGCGTGAGCGAGCTCCCGCCGGCGAGCGGCAGCTCCCTCGAACAAGGCTCGCGTCTCCACGCGGATGCACCGACGGGCCCCGGTGGCCCCGATCCAAAGCGCGATCTGAAGAACCGTGTCGGACGCGAGGTGCGCCATGTGGCGATCGTCACTTTGCGGCTCCACGGCGGCGAAGATCTGGCGAAGGCGATTGGGGTGATGCAGGCGCGTCGCTTTGCGGAGCAGCTTCGCAGCACCCTCGATGAGATGGCGTTCAAGCGCGGTGCCCGTTGGTCGTGGAGCGCTCAGAGCGGCCAGCAAGAGGGCGACCCGCTACTCACTGGTTCCGCGCGCGCCGTGGTCGGCTTGATGGCGAACCCGGCTCGCGCCGCAGCGGACGCAGCCTGGCTCGCCGTCGACTTGCACGAAGCCATCGAAGGCGCTTGTGACGACTTGCCGGTTCCGGTGCGCGCCGGCGTGGGTATCGTGCGCGGCATCGCTACCGGTCGGCGTGATGACGGCGGTCACCTGATTCACCACGAGCTGCAGGAGAACGCTGACTACCTCGCGCGGCTCTTGGGCGAGCGTGCCCCGGCAGGTGCCACTTGGGTTGCTGGCGGCCTGTATCGCTTGGTGCGCCGTGACTTCGTGTGGGGCGACGCGCCGACGATTCAGCTGTCAGACGCAGACGAGCGTGAGCTACCGCGTAACATGCGCATCTATGCGCTGCAGCGCCCGCTGACCCGCGAGGAGCGCCAGCAGGTATTGCAGCACGCGCCGAGCGACTTGGTCGGTCGCGATGCGGAGCTCGCGGATCTCCACGCTGCCTATCACCGCGCCGTCAGTCCTGGGCCTGGAGGTCAGCTCGGCAAAGTCACAGCGCGGGTCGTCGCGGGTGAGATGGGGATCGGCAAGACGGCGCTGGTGTCGACTTTCCTCTCGGAATTGCCTCCGGACGCGCGAGTCCTGCGCGTCGAGTGCACGCCGGCGCGCACGGAGCTGCCCTTCGCCAACGTGGGCGAGTGGGTGCGGGAAATGACCGGCACGCGCGCAGAGCAACCTCTGGAGGAGGTGGTGCGCACCGTCGAAGAGATGCTCGGCGAGTTCGCTCAGGGACAGCACGGTGAAGAGATCGTCAAGCGCCTCGCGGAGCTGGTGACGGGAAACCTGGCTCAGGCAGACGACGAAGCCGAGGTGGCGCACAACCGTCGTTTGATCACCTCGGGCATGCGCCGCTTTTTTGCGCGCGTCGCGGTGGAGGCGCCGCTGGTCGTGGCGCTGGAAGGTCTGCAGTGGTGCGACCGACCAAGCCTCGAGCTGTTGACCCAGCTCGTGAGCCGCGAGGATTCTCTGCCGGTCTTGGCGCTGCTCGTGACGCGACCGAACGATCGCGTCACCCCGCACATTCAAGGCATCGTGCGCATCGACATCCTGGGGCTATCGGCCGACAACCAGGTCCGGCTGCTGCAGACCCACCTTGGTTGCCGGGAAGGGGTGCGCGCGGTGTGTGCTGACCTGTTGCCGCGGGCCGCTGGCAATCCATTTTTCCTTCTGGAAATGGTGGATGCGCTGCTGGAGCGCGGGATCTTCGAGATCCGCGAGCGCCCCGACCAGACGCACGAGCTGGTGCGTGTCGATCGCGACAACGAGAGCGCCGGGACGCTTCCGAGCACCTTGGAGCAGCTGATCGCGGATCGCCTCAATGAGCTCCCGGCAGAGGAGCACAACATCGTGGACTGGCTCGCCGTGGCAGGCGGCCCGCTACGCATGGAAGACCTGCGGCTCTTGGCGGGCAACGACGCGGATGAAGCCGTCACTCGGCTCTGCGCGCGCGGTGTGTGCGATGAGCGCGATGGCAGCATCGACGTGCGGCATCCTCTGACCCGAGACGTCGCTTATCTCGCGCTCGACCGCCTGGAGCGCGTGCGGATGCACCGTCGGGTGGGCGAGTACCTGGCAGAGCGCGGCGTGGCGCGGGGGTTGTCTGCGGCCATCGTCGCTCGGCACTTCTCCCGTGGCCAGCAGCCGTCGCGCGCAGGTGATTTTTACCTGGAAGCAGCGTCCGCGGCGCGCGCCAGCTACCAGATGCAGCTCTCAACGCGCTACTTCAGACGTGCACTTGCGGTGCTCCCCGAGGGTGACCTGCGACGGCTTTCCGCGCGGGAAGCGCTTGAAGCGATCTGCCGTGTTCAGGGTCGCTGGAAGGAGCGCCGACGCCACCTCGCAGCGTTGCGCGCGTTGGCGAAGAAGAGCAATAACCCCCAGTGGGTGGCCACCGCGCTGGTCCGCACGGCGCGCTTCGACCTCGACGATGGACGCCTGGCGCGTGGCCTCTCCGCCGCGCAAAAAGCCGAGCAAGTGGCGCAGTCCTGCGGCTCCGCGGTGCTCCAGGTGCAGGCGCAGGCGCTGGTCGCCGAAATGCTGCGCGACCTAGGCGACATGCAGGGCGCCCTGGCGGCGTGCGACCGCGCCATCAAGTCAGCTCAGCATCAAGACGTCCCCGCGCGACGTCGAGCGGATGTGTTGCGTACTCGAGGCACGCTCTTGCGCCGCGTTGGGCGTGTGCACGAGGCGGTCGAGGCGCACGCCGAGGCCATCGCGGTGT from the Polyangiaceae bacterium genome contains:
- a CDS encoding protein kinase; the encoded protein is MDTPARLADFEIIRRLGAGGMAEVFLAKRRGAEGTFKLLVVKRILPQHVESPRFRTMFAEEAQLATRLNHPNIVQVYDFQDYGDEGQLLSMEYVEGPDLRKLQRATKAQQTRIPPYVVAFIIGEVAKGLHYAHARKDERGAPLEIVHRDVSPQNILLSFEGAVKIADFGIATANVFREEPGVLMGKTSYMSPEQARAERVDRRTDIYSLGVVFHELLTGRPLHGAAEGQELLEVVRSGHVEPPSTFARGVPSELESIVMRSLSREPADRFQTARDMAGAITRALFAKQEVVDSHSLESVIEQLVGREHTSPGVEAPATVGSVSELPPASGSSLEQGSRLHADAPTGPGGPDPKRDLKNRVGREVRHVAIVTLRLHGGEDLAKAIGVMQARRFAEQLRSTLDEMAFKRGARWSWSAQSGQQEGDPLLTGSARAVVGLMANPARAAADAAWLAVDLHEAIEGACDDLPVPVRAGVGIVRGIATGRRDDGGHLIHHELQENADYLARLLGERAPAGATWVAGGLYRLVRRDFVWGDAPTIQLSDADERELPRNMRIYALQRPLTREERQQVLQHAPSDLVGRDAELADLHAAYHRAVSPGPGGQLGKVTARVVAGEMGIGKTALVSTFLSELPPDARVLRVECTPARTELPFANVGEWVREMTGTRAEQPLEEVVRTVEEMLGEFAQGQHGEEIVKRLAELVTGNLAQADDEAEVAHNRRLITSGMRRFFARVAVEAPLVVALEGLQWCDRPSLELLTQLVSREDSLPVLALLVTRPNDRVTPHIQGIVRIDILGLSADNQVRLLQTHLGCREGVRAVCADLLPRAAGNPFFLLEMVDALLERGIFEIRERPDQTHELVRVDRDNESAGTLPSTLEQLIADRLNELPAEEHNIVDWLAVAGGPLRMEDLRLLAGNDADEAVTRLCARGVCDERDGSIDVRHPLTRDVAYLALDRLERVRMHRRVGEYLAERGVARGLSAAIVARHFSRGQQPSRAGDFYLEAASAARASYQMQLSTRYFRRALAVLPEGDLRRLSAREALEAICRVQGRWKERRRHLAALRALAKKSNNPQWVATALVRTARFDLDDGRLARGLSAAQKAEQVAQSCGSAVLQVQAQALVAEMLRDLGDMQGALAACDRAIKSAQHQDVPARRRADVLRTRGTLLRRVGRVHEAVEAHAEAIAVFRQVGARRQEARTKNALAYAMFVLGRFEDAIALALDSIRIDLAIGGRFQIAKTLSNIGQSYGRLGDLPRALAYLKRAREAHERYSDQDSRADTLLCSAFVMLEAGDVDAAENLVGDAGALTAVTSSAYDSVHEKIMRALLARRTGDSGAAVMHAFDARQAAEAQAYVAFHFYAMAVEAAARVDIGEQHTGILLATTAMGAIGTVQGSEYGLETRALCCEALRKAGSPQAGELQKRAAEYTEELMGFIRDKAARKTFRRRGVVVELLGPAEDTGVGRHETGQLGTNADVDRSEREISELLPPLDIDPNRSADPDEDIERDSLTGLEQADEADGVKG